One segment of Streptosporangium brasiliense DNA contains the following:
- a CDS encoding N-acetylmuramoyl-L-alanine amidase, with the protein MRRLPGITVVATLTALAPAAVTPPPAVPAPPAVQTPPLVPVPPAVPAPAAVTPAPAAGGPVPAGRASEGRQAAFARAARTYGVPESVLLAVSYLESRWDANDGLPSVSAGYGPMHLVDVRADPGRRGHRGQDPRGDGGRPHPPVTLPATAAVPPPDTLRRAAELTGIAPARLRRDPTANIQGGAALLADLQRRAGGPAGTDPADWYGAVARYPGTADAGAGRFFADEVYATIRAGAARVTDDGERMVLPAVPGLSPWPPSGPAGLRRAPAPAPDCPPTVSCEWMPAAYQRLRKGGYGNHDRYDGPRRIDYIVIHDGETSYDAITRLTKDPTYLSWHFTLRSSDGHIAQHLRASDIGWHAGNWYVNTRSIGLEHEGYLAKGAWYTEAMYLASAKLVAHLAREYGVPLDRAHIIGHDNVPGTTPATVRGMHQDPGPYWDWGHYFELLGSPLTGSADPAARSVLIKPDYALNQPRFTGCGKSGECPPRGASSVWLHSHPSEEAPLVKDIGKHPAGASTYSVYDHAARASTGQRYALAERRGDWTAIWYLGQKAWFHDPADARTSVPASGPLVTPRPGHAPVKVYGRAYPEASAYPRGVPRQELVPLQYSFPAGQLYSLGMTTRAAYLRAGTFDPAAHRIVRGEARYRQIQFGHRIMFVRAADVQVITKEDLRQGARLRTSASRRR; encoded by the coding sequence ATGCGCCGTCTGCCGGGGATCACCGTCGTCGCCACCCTCACCGCGCTGGCCCCAGCCGCCGTGACGCCGCCGCCCGCCGTACCGGCTCCGCCCGCCGTACAGACCCCGCCCCTCGTGCCGGTTCCGCCCGCCGTACCGGCTCCAGCCGCCGTGACGCCGGCGCCCGCCGCCGGGGGGCCGGTCCCGGCCGGGCGGGCGTCGGAGGGCAGGCAGGCGGCCTTCGCCCGGGCGGCCCGGACCTACGGGGTGCCGGAGAGCGTGCTGCTCGCGGTCTCCTACCTGGAGTCCCGCTGGGACGCCAACGACGGGCTGCCCAGTGTCTCGGCCGGCTACGGTCCCATGCACCTGGTCGACGTCCGGGCCGATCCGGGACGCCGCGGCCACCGCGGGCAGGACCCGCGCGGCGACGGGGGCCGCCCCCACCCGCCCGTGACCCTCCCGGCCACCGCCGCGGTCCCGCCCCCGGACACCCTGCGCCGGGCGGCGGAGCTGACCGGGATCGCCCCCGCCCGGCTGCGCCGGGATCCGACGGCCAACATCCAGGGCGGCGCTGCCCTGCTGGCCGACCTCCAGCGGCGGGCCGGCGGACCGGCGGGCACCGACCCGGCGGACTGGTACGGCGCGGTGGCCCGCTACCCGGGGACCGCGGACGCCGGGGCGGGGCGCTTCTTCGCCGACGAGGTCTACGCGACGATCCGCGCCGGCGCGGCCCGCGTGACCGACGACGGCGAGCGGATGGTCCTGCCCGCCGTCCCGGGCCTGTCCCCGTGGCCGCCATCCGGCCCGGCCGGGCTGCGCCGCGCGCCGGCGCCCGCGCCCGACTGCCCGCCCACCGTCTCCTGCGAATGGATGCCGGCCGCCTACCAGCGGCTCAGGAAAGGCGGCTACGGCAACCACGACCGCTACGACGGCCCCCGCCGGATCGACTACATCGTCATCCACGACGGGGAGACCAGCTACGACGCCATAACCCGGCTGACCAAGGACCCCACCTACCTGAGCTGGCACTTCACCCTGCGCTCCAGCGACGGCCACATCGCCCAGCACCTGCGGGCCTCCGACATCGGCTGGCACGCGGGGAACTGGTACGTCAACACCCGCTCCATCGGCCTGGAGCACGAGGGCTACCTGGCCAAAGGCGCCTGGTACACCGAGGCGATGTATCTCGCCTCGGCCAAGCTGGTCGCCCACCTCGCGCGCGAATACGGCGTGCCCCTGGACCGCGCGCACATCATCGGCCACGACAACGTGCCGGGCACCACCCCGGCGACCGTGCGCGGCATGCACCAGGACCCCGGCCCCTACTGGGACTGGGGCCACTACTTCGAACTGCTCGGCAGCCCGCTGACCGGCTCCGCCGACCCCGCCGCGCGCTCGGTGCTGATCAAGCCGGACTACGCCCTCAACCAGCCGCGTTTCACCGGCTGCGGCAAGTCCGGCGAGTGTCCCCCGCGGGGCGCCTCCTCGGTCTGGCTGCACAGCCACCCCTCCGAGGAGGCCCCGCTGGTCAAGGACATCGGCAAACATCCGGCGGGCGCCTCCACCTACAGCGTCTACGACCACGCCGCCCGTGCCTCCACCGGTCAGCGCTACGCGCTCGCCGAGCGCAGGGGCGACTGGACGGCGATCTGGTATCTCGGGCAGAAGGCGTGGTTCCACGACCCCGCGGACGCCCGCACGTCCGTCCCCGCCTCCGGCCCGCTGGTGACGCCCAGGCCCGGTCACGCCCCCGTCAAGGTGTACGGCAGGGCCTACCCCGAGGCGTCGGCCTATCCCAGGGGCGTCCCGCGGCAGGAACTGGTCCCGCTGCAGTACTCCTTCCCGGCCGGACAGCTCTACAGCCTGGGCATGACGACCCGCGCCGCCTACCTGCGGGCGGGCACCTTCGACCCGGCCGCGCACCGGATCGTCAGGGGTGAGGCCCGCTACCGCCAGATCCAGTTCGGCCACCGGATCATGTTCGTGCGGGCCGCCGACGTGCAGGTGATCACCAAGGAAGACCTCCGGCAGGGAGCTCGGTTGCGCACATCCGCGTCCCGGAGGCGCTAG
- the glmS gene encoding glutamine--fructose-6-phosphate transaminase (isomerizing): protein MCGIVAYVGPKDAAPILLEGLQRLEYRGYDSAGVVVSNKGLKMRKVKGRVADLAAAVPARFKGTLGIGHTRWATHGAPSDVNAHPHLSTDERIAVVHNGIIENADELRAKLEADGVVFLSETDTEVLAHLIARTVGETDSLEEAVRLALKRIVGTYGIAVIDAQRPGEVVVARNGSPIVLGIGEKEMFAASDVAALVRYTRQVVHLEDGELAVLKADGFHTFASDARETAKEPLTVDWEAGHYDTGGYEHYLLKEISEQPDTVARTLRGRLDDRFHIAHLGGLNMDARETRSFRRVKIIGCGSAYYSGQIGAQLIEELARIPADAEPASEFRYRSPVVEPDTLYVAISQSGETYDTLAAVQELKRKGGRVLGIVNTVGSAIARECDGGVYLHAGPEVSVASTKAFTSTAVAFALLALHLGRVRDLSPADGRRICEGLRRLPGQIKEILALEPQIKELARKYADSPSMMFVGRVRGYPVAREGAQKLKEISYVHAEAYPASELKHGPLALIGPEMPTVAIVPDDELLDKNLTTLGEIRARGGRVLMVGHRTADPKLADDCVVVPRNETELDPILLSIPLQLLAYHAAVALERDVDKPRNLAKSVTVE, encoded by the coding sequence ATGTGCGGAATCGTGGCTTATGTGGGACCAAAGGACGCGGCGCCGATCCTGCTGGAGGGCCTGCAGCGCCTTGAGTACCGGGGCTACGACTCGGCCGGCGTGGTGGTCTCCAACAAGGGCCTGAAGATGCGCAAGGTCAAGGGCCGGGTGGCCGACCTGGCGGCGGCCGTGCCGGCGCGGTTCAAGGGCACCCTGGGCATCGGGCACACCCGCTGGGCCACCCACGGCGCGCCCAGCGACGTCAACGCCCACCCCCACCTGTCCACCGACGAGCGCATCGCGGTAGTGCACAACGGCATCATCGAGAACGCCGACGAGCTGCGCGCCAAGCTGGAGGCCGACGGTGTGGTCTTCCTGTCCGAGACCGACACCGAGGTGCTGGCGCACCTGATCGCCCGGACCGTCGGGGAGACCGACTCGCTGGAGGAGGCGGTCCGGCTGGCGCTCAAGCGGATCGTCGGCACCTACGGCATCGCGGTGATCGACGCCCAGCGGCCCGGCGAGGTGGTGGTGGCCCGCAACGGCAGCCCGATCGTGCTGGGCATCGGCGAGAAGGAGATGTTCGCCGCCTCCGACGTGGCCGCGCTGGTCCGCTACACCCGCCAGGTGGTCCACCTGGAGGACGGGGAGCTGGCGGTGCTGAAGGCCGACGGCTTCCACACCTTCGCCAGCGACGCGCGCGAGACGGCCAAGGAGCCGCTGACCGTCGACTGGGAGGCCGGGCACTACGACACCGGCGGCTACGAGCACTACCTGCTCAAGGAGATCTCCGAGCAGCCCGACACCGTGGCCCGGACGCTGCGCGGACGGCTGGACGACCGCTTCCACATCGCCCACCTGGGCGGCCTCAACATGGACGCGCGCGAGACCCGGTCGTTCCGCCGGGTGAAGATCATCGGCTGTGGCTCTGCCTACTACTCGGGCCAGATCGGCGCCCAGCTCATCGAGGAGCTGGCCCGGATCCCGGCCGACGCCGAGCCGGCCAGCGAGTTCCGCTACCGCAGCCCGGTCGTGGAGCCCGACACCCTGTACGTGGCGATCAGCCAGTCGGGGGAGACCTACGACACCCTCGCCGCCGTCCAGGAGCTCAAGCGCAAGGGCGGCCGGGTGCTCGGCATCGTCAACACCGTCGGCAGCGCCATCGCCCGCGAGTGCGACGGCGGCGTCTACCTGCACGCCGGTCCCGAGGTCTCGGTGGCCAGCACCAAGGCGTTCACCTCGACCGCGGTGGCCTTCGCGCTGCTGGCGCTCCACCTGGGCCGGGTGCGCGACCTGTCCCCGGCCGACGGCCGCCGCATCTGCGAGGGCCTGCGCCGGCTGCCCGGCCAGATCAAGGAGATCCTCGCGCTGGAGCCGCAGATCAAGGAGCTGGCGCGCAAGTACGCCGACTCGCCGAGCATGATGTTCGTCGGCCGGGTCCGGGGCTACCCGGTGGCCCGCGAGGGCGCGCAGAAGCTCAAGGAGATCTCCTACGTGCACGCCGAGGCCTACCCGGCCAGCGAGCTCAAGCACGGGCCGCTGGCCCTGATCGGCCCGGAGATGCCGACCGTGGCGATCGTCCCCGACGACGAGCTGCTGGACAAGAACCTCACCACGCTCGGCGAGATCCGCGCGCGCGGCGGTCGGGTGCTCATGGTCGGTCACCGTACGGCCGACCCCAAGCTGGCCGACGACTGCGTCGTGGTGCCCAGGAACGAGACGGAGCTGGACCCGATCCTGCTGTCGATCCCGCTCCAGCTCCTGGCCTACCACGCGGCCGTGGCGCTGGAGCGGGATGTGGACAAGCCTCGCAACCTGGCCAAGAGCGTCACGGTGGAGTAG
- a CDS encoding Bug family tripartite tricarboxylate transporter substrate binding protein, whose amino-acid sequence MYRRRFFALALGVMVAGGCGGCGGAADPRVPLAGRLTVIAPAARGQGWDRAARALAAVLTGDGLARKVEVGNYPGSLGAAALGAFAAAHDPFTYAGRLLLTGMPMVAGAEIANTASVVESTTPLARLVGDWAALVVPENSRLRTFENLAAVLRRDPAGLTVGGRMEGGSDHVLYGMIGKCLGVDTRLLDYAGYSSGAEGVHALHDGRVAALLGSARSFVPEIAEGRLRPLVVSSAERIDGIDAPTLMELDVRLEYTDWCGVLGPRGMSSDDRDVAVALCDRVDASSRWRAICAANGWNRVYLSGDDFRQWLVTETRRTREVLDELGLLSTIGTSCWGSCVRQHYM is encoded by the coding sequence ATGTACCGTAGGCGGTTCTTCGCGCTCGCCCTGGGGGTCATGGTCGCCGGCGGCTGCGGTGGCTGCGGCGGGGCGGCGGACCCCCGCGTGCCGCTGGCGGGACGGCTGACCGTCATCGCGCCCGCCGCCCGCGGGCAGGGCTGGGACCGGGCCGCCCGCGCGCTGGCCGCGGTGCTGACCGGCGACGGGCTGGCGCGGAAGGTCGAGGTGGGCAACTACCCGGGCAGCCTGGGCGCCGCCGCGCTGGGGGCGTTCGCCGCCGCCCACGACCCGTTCACGTACGCGGGCAGGCTGCTGCTCACCGGGATGCCGATGGTGGCCGGCGCGGAGATCGCCAACACCGCCTCCGTGGTGGAGTCCACCACCCCCCTGGCCCGCCTGGTCGGCGACTGGGCGGCCCTGGTCGTCCCGGAGAACTCCCGCCTGCGCACCTTCGAGAACCTCGCCGCGGTGCTCCGCCGCGACCCGGCCGGGCTGACGGTGGGCGGCCGGATGGAGGGCGGCTCCGACCACGTGCTCTACGGCATGATCGGCAAATGCCTGGGGGTGGACACCCGGCTGCTGGACTACGCCGGCTACTCCAGCGGGGCCGAGGGCGTGCACGCCCTCCACGACGGCAGGGTGGCCGCGCTGCTGGGCTCCGCCCGCTCCTTCGTGCCCGAGATCGCCGAGGGCCGGCTGCGGCCGCTGGTGGTCTCCTCCGCCGAGCGGATCGACGGGATCGACGCCCCGACGCTGATGGAGCTGGACGTCCGGCTGGAGTACACCGACTGGTGCGGCGTGCTCGGCCCCCGCGGCATGAGCTCCGACGACAGGGACGTGGCCGTCGCCCTGTGCGACCGCGTCGACGCCTCGTCCCGCTGGCGGGCGATCTGCGCGGCCAACGGCTGGAACCGGGTCTATCTGAGCGGGGACGACTTCCGCCAGTGGCTCGTCACGGAGACGCGCCGGACCCGGGAAGTGCTCGACGAGCTCGGACTGCTGAGCACCATCGGCACAAGCTGTTGGGGTAGTTGCGTCCGGCAGCACTACATGTAG
- a CDS encoding ribonucleoside-diphosphate reductase subunit alpha, which produces MTQTLVDVAKETGNGPVDRRLAIEEAAARVIADPENSKIAAGLLAELIAEEAAGHGVRTFSESVAATHAAGLIQDGLAAFVAANAAALDALVDGAADGRFEYFGLRTVYDRYLLRHPQTRKVLERPQHFFLRVACGLSETVEEAGELYALMSTLSYLPSSPTLFNSGSRRPQLSSCFLLDSPRDELEAIYERYGQVARLSKYAGGIGISWTRVRSRGSLIRGTNGHSNGIVPWLRTLDSSVAAVNQGGRRKGAACVYLETWHADIEEFLELRDNTGEEARRTHNLNLANWIPDEFMRRVEADGMWSLFDPKEVPHLTDLYGAAFDEAYRAAEAEGRSVKQIPARSLYGRMMRTLAQTGNGWMTFKDAANRTSNQTARPENVIHLSNLCTEILEVTNDAETAVCNLGSINLAAHLDGQDVDWPRLRRTVRTAVRFLDRTIDLGFYPTPEAEAANRKWRPIGLGVMGLADVFFTLRLPFDSPQALELSTRISEEIALAAYGTSADLAVERGRHPSYDETRAAGGVLHPDHYGAGGSPEWTRLRERIAESGLRNSLMIAIAPTATIASIAGCYECIEPQVSNVFKRETLSGEFLQVNRYLVRDLQARGRWTPQIRDAIKRADGSVQDVPGMPDDLKALYRTAWELPQKALIDLAAARTPYIDQSQSLNLFMATPTIGKLSSMYAYAWKSGLKTTYYLRSRPATRIAQTTVAQAAPDAEAVACSLENPEYCEACQ; this is translated from the coding sequence GTGACACAGACCTTGGTCGACGTCGCCAAGGAGACCGGCAACGGCCCGGTCGACCGCCGGCTGGCCATCGAGGAGGCCGCCGCCCGGGTGATCGCCGACCCGGAGAACTCCAAGATCGCCGCTGGGCTGCTGGCGGAGCTGATCGCCGAGGAGGCCGCCGGGCACGGCGTCCGGACCTTCTCCGAGTCCGTCGCCGCGACCCACGCGGCCGGGCTGATCCAGGACGGGCTGGCCGCCTTCGTGGCCGCCAACGCCGCGGCGCTGGACGCGCTGGTGGACGGGGCGGCCGACGGCCGGTTCGAATACTTCGGGCTGCGCACGGTCTACGACCGCTACCTGCTGCGCCACCCGCAGACCCGCAAGGTCCTGGAGCGCCCGCAGCACTTCTTCCTCCGGGTGGCCTGCGGCCTGTCGGAGACGGTGGAGGAGGCCGGCGAGCTCTACGCGCTCATGTCCACCCTGTCCTACCTGCCGAGCTCGCCCACCCTGTTCAACTCCGGCTCGCGCAGGCCCCAGCTGTCGTCCTGCTTCCTGCTCGACTCGCCCCGTGACGAGCTGGAGGCGATCTACGAGCGCTACGGGCAGGTCGCGCGGCTGTCGAAGTACGCCGGCGGGATCGGCATCTCCTGGACCCGGGTCCGCTCGCGGGGCTCGCTGATCCGGGGCACCAACGGCCACTCCAACGGCATCGTGCCGTGGCTGCGCACGCTGGACTCCAGCGTCGCCGCGGTCAACCAGGGCGGCCGCCGCAAGGGCGCGGCCTGCGTCTACCTGGAGACCTGGCACGCCGACATCGAGGAGTTCCTCGAACTGCGCGACAACACCGGCGAGGAGGCCCGCCGCACGCACAACCTGAACCTGGCCAACTGGATCCCCGACGAGTTCATGCGCCGGGTCGAGGCCGACGGCATGTGGTCGCTGTTCGACCCCAAGGAGGTCCCGCACCTCACCGACCTGTACGGCGCCGCCTTCGACGAGGCCTACCGGGCCGCCGAGGCCGAGGGCCGCTCCGTCAAGCAGATCCCGGCCCGGTCCCTGTACGGCCGGATGATGCGCACCCTGGCCCAGACCGGCAACGGCTGGATGACCTTCAAGGACGCCGCCAACCGGACCTCCAACCAGACGGCCCGCCCGGAGAACGTCATCCACCTGTCGAACCTCTGCACCGAGATCCTGGAGGTCACCAACGACGCCGAGACGGCCGTCTGCAACCTGGGCTCGATCAATCTCGCCGCCCACCTGGACGGCCAGGACGTCGACTGGCCGCGGCTGCGCCGGACCGTCCGCACCGCCGTGCGGTTCCTGGACCGGACCATCGACCTGGGCTTCTACCCGACCCCGGAGGCCGAGGCGGCCAACCGGAAGTGGCGGCCGATCGGCCTGGGCGTGATGGGCCTGGCGGATGTGTTCTTCACGCTGCGGCTGCCGTTCGACTCCCCGCAGGCGCTGGAGCTGTCCACCCGCATCTCCGAGGAGATCGCGCTGGCCGCCTACGGCACCTCCGCGGACCTGGCCGTCGAGCGGGGCCGCCACCCCTCCTACGACGAGACCAGGGCCGCCGGCGGCGTGCTCCACCCCGACCACTACGGGGCCGGCGGCTCGCCGGAGTGGACGCGCCTCAGGGAGCGGATCGCCGAGTCCGGCCTCCGCAACTCGTTGATGATCGCGATCGCGCCCACGGCCACCATCGCCTCCATCGCGGGCTGCTACGAGTGCATCGAGCCCCAGGTCTCCAACGTCTTCAAGCGCGAGACCCTGTCGGGAGAGTTCCTCCAGGTCAACCGCTATCTGGTCCGTGACCTGCAGGCCCGGGGCCGGTGGACCCCGCAGATCCGGGACGCGATCAAGCGGGCCGACGGCTCCGTCCAGGACGTCCCCGGCATGCCCGACGACCTCAAGGCGCTCTACCGGACCGCCTGGGAGCTGCCGCAGAAGGCGCTGATCGACCTGGCCGCGGCGCGCACGCCGTACATCGACCAGTCGCAGTCGCTGAACCTGTTCATGGCCACGCCGACCATCGGCAAGCTCTCCTCGATGTACGCCTACGCGTGGAAGTCCGGCCTCAAGACCACCTACTACCTGCGCTCCCGGCCGGCGACCCGGATCGCGCAGACCACCGTGGCCCAGGCCGCGCCCGACGCGGAGGCCGTCGCGTGCTCGCTGGAGAACCCCGAGTACTGCGAAGCCTGCCAGTAG
- a CDS encoding ribonucleotide-diphosphate reductase subunit beta yields MLLDPGMDLTLRPMRYPEFYERYRAAIRNTWTVEEVDLNSDLADLAKMTPEERHLINRLVAFFATGDSIVANNLVLNLYQHVNAPEARLYLSRQLFEEAVHVQFYLTLLDTYLPDHDERVKAFAAVEHIPSIRDKAEFCFRWIDSLGGLDRLESQDDRRAFLLNLICFAACIEGLFFYGAFAYVYWFRSRGLLGGLATGTNWVFRDESMHMEFAFSVVDTVRAEEPELFDDKLGAQVTQMIEEAVEAELAFAADLCGDGLSGMSVGQMRQYLEYVADQRLVRLRLPVRYGTANPFAFMELQDVQELANFFERRVSAYQVAVEGNVTFDEAF; encoded by the coding sequence ATGCTGCTCGACCCTGGCATGGACCTCACCCTGAGGCCCATGCGCTACCCGGAGTTCTACGAGCGCTACCGGGCCGCGATCCGCAACACCTGGACCGTCGAGGAGGTGGACCTCAACTCCGACCTGGCGGACCTGGCGAAGATGACGCCGGAGGAGCGCCACCTGATCAACCGCCTCGTCGCGTTCTTCGCGACCGGCGACTCGATCGTGGCCAACAACCTGGTGCTCAACCTCTACCAGCACGTCAACGCGCCCGAGGCGCGCCTGTATCTCAGCAGGCAGCTCTTCGAGGAGGCGGTGCACGTCCAGTTCTACCTGACCCTGCTGGACACCTACCTGCCCGACCACGACGAGCGGGTCAAGGCCTTCGCCGCGGTCGAGCACATCCCCTCGATCCGGGACAAGGCCGAGTTCTGCTTCCGGTGGATCGACTCGCTCGGCGGGCTCGACAGGCTGGAGTCGCAGGACGACCGGCGGGCGTTCCTGCTCAACCTGATCTGCTTCGCCGCGTGCATCGAGGGGCTGTTCTTCTACGGCGCCTTCGCCTATGTCTACTGGTTCCGCTCCAGGGGCCTGCTGGGCGGCCTGGCCACCGGGACGAACTGGGTCTTCCGCGACGAGTCCATGCACATGGAGTTCGCCTTCAGCGTGGTGGACACCGTGCGGGCCGAGGAGCCGGAGCTGTTCGACGACAAGCTCGGCGCGCAGGTCACCCAGATGATCGAGGAGGCGGTGGAGGCCGAGCTCGCCTTCGCGGCCGACCTGTGCGGCGACGGCCTGTCCGGGATGAGCGTGGGCCAGATGCGGCAGTACCTGGAGTACGTGGCCGACCAGCGCCTGGTCCGGCTCCGGCTCCCCGTCCGGTACGGCACCGCCAACCCGTTCGCGTTCATGGAGTTGCAGGACGTGCAGGAGTTGGCCAACTTCTTCGAACGGCGTGTCTCTGCCTATCAGGTAGCCGTTGAGGGGAATGTGACTTTCGACGAGGCGTTCTGA
- a CDS encoding mechanosensitive ion channel family protein produces MSRWIILLGSMLAAAACVEMVRRALRWRLIGEKWVLAAPLVRRCTWPGFATAVVVTANTLYRPSMAEGQVGGVIDQMLSLAMIGCVTWLVIQAAYAVTDVVLERLVVVQGERNRRARRIRTQITLVRRVATAVVVVLAMGAMLFTFPQVRALGAGLLASAGIAGVVVGVAAQSTLGNLLAGLQLAFSDALRLDDVVVVEDEWGRIEELTLTYVVLRLWDERRLVLPVSYFTTNPFENWTRHGSRVIGAVILRLDWSVPVEELRAELYRALREHPLWDQKDWVLQVVDTLPGGLLELRALMSAADSPSAWDLKCDIREHMVKFVREKYPESMPRFRVVEQREPLSGLGLGEH; encoded by the coding sequence GTGTCCAGATGGATCATCCTGCTCGGTTCCATGCTGGCCGCCGCCGCGTGTGTGGAGATGGTGCGGCGGGCACTGAGATGGAGGTTGATCGGGGAGAAGTGGGTTCTCGCCGCTCCGCTCGTGCGCCGCTGCACCTGGCCCGGGTTCGCCACGGCGGTCGTGGTGACCGCCAACACGCTCTACCGGCCGAGCATGGCCGAGGGGCAGGTCGGCGGAGTGATCGACCAGATGCTCAGCCTGGCCATGATCGGATGCGTCACCTGGCTGGTCATCCAGGCCGCCTACGCGGTCACCGACGTGGTCCTGGAGCGCCTGGTCGTCGTCCAGGGCGAGCGCAACCGGCGGGCCCGCCGGATCCGCACCCAGATCACCCTGGTCCGCCGGGTGGCCACGGCGGTGGTCGTCGTGCTGGCGATGGGCGCGATGCTCTTCACCTTCCCGCAGGTGCGCGCGCTCGGCGCCGGACTGCTGGCCTCGGCCGGCATCGCCGGCGTGGTCGTCGGCGTCGCGGCCCAGTCCACCCTGGGCAACCTGCTCGCCGGGCTGCAACTGGCCTTCAGCGACGCGCTCCGGCTGGACGACGTCGTCGTGGTCGAGGACGAGTGGGGCCGGATCGAGGAGCTCACCCTCACCTACGTGGTGCTGCGCCTGTGGGACGAGCGCAGGCTGGTGCTGCCGGTCTCCTACTTCACGACCAACCCGTTCGAGAACTGGACCCGGCACGGCAGCCGGGTGATCGGTGCGGTGATCCTCCGCCTGGACTGGTCGGTCCCGGTGGAGGAGTTGCGCGCCGAGCTCTACCGTGCCCTGCGCGAGCACCCGCTCTGGGACCAGAAGGACTGGGTCCTCCAGGTCGTCGACACCCTCCCCGGCGGGCTGCTGGAGCTGCGCGCCCTGATGAGCGCCGCCGACTCGCCCAGCGCCTGGGACCTCAAGTGCGACATCCGCGAGCACATGGTGAAGTTCGTCCGGGAGAAATACCCCGAGTCGATGCCCCGCTTCCGGGTGGTGGAGCAGCGCGAGCCGCTGTCCGGACTCGGGCTGGGGGAGCACTGA
- a CDS encoding pentapeptide repeat-containing protein, which produces MRLTRPFGRLSPAERRVWEAYPAGTWVDLRTGDKEADDPAGGQEWGPERTVRAEVVAALLLGAREPEPGRTAGLRLAGARVTGVLDLSDATLTGKLHMLNCYLPEIVSLTDATTTGVRFRGCELERVRAARCTVNGLLEFDGSTVRSGIRLDNAHVTGQFRLSRSRLYAPGEQSRASESRLEDIRRPFAEAEMLERGHDQSRWAVWAGGLTVEGGAFLRDMRVTGGLRLIGAKFNGGIYLQRSVVTATGPHAVHADFMEAGAAEFSAGFTATGTIRLRGARVNGVLSFDGATLEAPDRVLHLSHAQVEELILNPASIEGEVNLGYSRLGVLLDNPAAYPDRVQLTGLTYESLRGDWTVAQRLDWLGRDPDGYKPQPYEQLATWFRRIGHEPDARRVLLAKQRRRRRTLRPTGKIWGRLLDLVVGYGYRPWLAGFWVAVLLTTGTAVFAAVPPAQIDPDEVRSFQPFVYTLDLLVPVSVFEQRAAWEPVGWTQWLAWTLVASGWILATALIAGAARVLRPAGPS; this is translated from the coding sequence ATGCGACTGACGCGGCCGTTCGGCCGGCTGAGCCCCGCCGAGCGGCGGGTCTGGGAGGCCTACCCGGCAGGCACCTGGGTGGACCTGCGGACCGGGGACAAGGAGGCCGACGACCCGGCCGGCGGCCAGGAGTGGGGGCCGGAGCGGACGGTCCGGGCGGAGGTCGTCGCCGCGCTCCTGCTCGGCGCGCGCGAGCCCGAACCGGGCAGGACCGCCGGCCTGCGGCTGGCGGGCGCCCGGGTGACCGGAGTGCTCGACCTGTCCGACGCCACCCTCACCGGCAAGCTCCACATGCTCAACTGCTACCTCCCCGAGATCGTCTCCCTCACCGACGCCACCACCACGGGGGTGCGGTTCCGGGGGTGCGAGCTGGAGCGGGTCCGGGCCGCCAGGTGCACGGTCAACGGCCTGCTGGAGTTCGACGGCTCCACGGTCCGCAGCGGGATCCGGCTGGACAACGCGCACGTGACGGGCCAGTTCCGGCTCTCCAGATCGCGTCTGTACGCCCCCGGCGAGCAGTCCAGGGCGAGCGAGAGCCGGCTGGAGGACATCCGGCGGCCGTTCGCCGAGGCGGAGATGCTGGAGCGGGGCCACGACCAGAGCCGGTGGGCGGTGTGGGCCGGCGGACTGACCGTGGAGGGCGGGGCGTTCCTGCGTGACATGCGCGTCACCGGCGGGCTCAGGCTCATCGGCGCGAAGTTCAACGGCGGGATCTACCTGCAGCGGTCGGTCGTCACCGCGACCGGCCCGCACGCCGTGCACGCCGACTTCATGGAGGCCGGGGCGGCGGAGTTCAGCGCGGGGTTCACCGCGACGGGCACCATCCGGCTGCGCGGCGCGCGCGTCAACGGCGTGCTCTCCTTCGACGGGGCCACGCTGGAGGCCCCCGACCGGGTGCTCCACCTGAGCCACGCCCAGGTGGAGGAGCTGATCTTGAACCCGGCCTCCATCGAAGGGGAGGTCAACCTCGGCTACTCCCGGCTCGGCGTCCTGCTCGACAACCCCGCCGCCTATCCGGACCGGGTCCAGCTCACCGGGCTGACCTACGAGTCGCTACGGGGTGACTGGACGGTGGCCCAACGGCTCGACTGGCTCGGGCGGGACCCGGACGGCTACAAGCCGCAGCCGTACGAGCAGCTCGCCACCTGGTTCCGGCGGATCGGCCACGAGCCGGACGCCCGCCGGGTGCTGCTGGCCAAGCAGCGCCGCCGCCGCCGCACGCTCAGGCCCACCGGGAAGATCTGGGGCCGGCTGCTCGACCTCGTCGTCGGCTACGGCTACCGCCCCTGGCTGGCCGGGTTCTGGGTGGCGGTCCTGCTGACCACGGGCACCGCGGTCTTCGCCGCCGTGCCCCCGGCGCAGATCGACCCGGACGAGGTGCGGAGCTTCCAGCCGTTCGTCTACACGCTGGACCTGCTCGTCCCGGTGAGCGTCTTCGAGCAGCGGGCGGCGTGGGAGCCGGTCGGCTGGACCCAGTGGCTGGCCTGGACCCTGGTCGCCTCCGGCTGGATCCTGGCCACCGCCCTGATCGCCGGGGCCGCCCGGGTGCTGCGCCCGGCCGGCCCCTCCTAG